The Rhodoflexus caldus genome includes a window with the following:
- the gatB gene encoding Asp-tRNA(Asn)/Glu-tRNA(Gln) amidotransferase subunit GatB, translated as MKTVSEAILSQYELVVGLEVHAQLSAQSKIFAADANRFGDAPNTNVSVITLGHPGTLPMLNEAVVEMAIKMGLACHCEISRYNIFDRKNYFYPDLPKGFQTTQDKTPICKGGYLDVKARKGNSKDYWIKRIRLNRIHLEEDAGKSIHPADADYTLIDLNRAGTPLIEIVTEPDIRQPEEAAAYLAVVRRIVRYLGICDGNMEEGSMRCDANVSVRKKGDTKLGQKVEIKNMNSMRNVQRAIEYEFVRQVGVLESGAKVTSETRLFDVNSGRTFAMRTKEELNDYRYFPEPDLAPFVVTDEDLMRIRAAMPELPEQLVEKFQQVYQLPEYDAAVLTDEREMAVYFEQVCALTKHYKAVSNWLMGPVKSYLNETGKTAAEMPLTVRQLADAVELTEQGALSFSVASKELFAALVNQPEAAAEATARRLNLLQESNTDTLLPFIREIVAKFPNEAAAYRKGKKNLLGMFMGEVMKASSVKIDPKKAGELLRQVLES; from the coding sequence ATGAAGACAGTTTCGGAAGCTATTTTATCCCAATACGAATTAGTTGTCGGATTGGAAGTGCACGCGCAGTTGAGCGCACAGAGTAAAATTTTTGCCGCAGATGCCAACCGATTCGGCGATGCTCCCAATACAAACGTGAGCGTAATTACGCTGGGGCATCCGGGCACTTTGCCCATGTTGAACGAAGCAGTGGTAGAAATGGCCATTAAAATGGGGCTTGCCTGCCATTGCGAAATTTCACGCTACAACATATTTGACCGCAAAAACTATTTTTACCCCGACCTGCCCAAAGGCTTCCAGACCACACAAGACAAAACCCCCATCTGCAAAGGCGGTTATTTGGATGTAAAAGCCCGCAAAGGCAACAGCAAAGACTATTGGATAAAGCGCATCCGCCTGAATCGCATCCACTTAGAAGAAGATGCAGGCAAGTCTATCCACCCTGCCGATGCCGATTACACGCTCATAGACCTGAACCGTGCCGGAACGCCGTTGATTGAAATTGTTACCGAACCCGACATTCGGCAGCCGGAAGAGGCCGCCGCTTATCTGGCCGTTGTGCGCCGTATTGTGCGCTACTTAGGCATTTGCGACGGCAATATGGAAGAAGGTTCTATGCGCTGCGATGCCAACGTTTCCGTTCGCAAAAAGGGCGATACGAAACTGGGACAAAAAGTAGAGATAAAAAACATGAACTCGATGCGTAACGTACAGCGTGCCATTGAGTACGAGTTTGTGCGCCAAGTCGGAGTGTTGGAAAGCGGCGCAAAAGTAACTTCCGAAACGCGTCTGTTCGACGTAAACAGCGGGCGTACTTTTGCCATGCGCACCAAAGAGGAACTCAACGACTATCGCTATTTTCCGGAGCCGGACTTAGCGCCTTTTGTAGTAACCGATGAAGACCTGATGCGCATTCGTGCGGCGATGCCCGAGTTGCCCGAGCAACTGGTGGAAAAGTTCCAACAAGTATATCAATTGCCGGAGTACGATGCCGCCGTGCTGACCGATGAGCGCGAAATGGCCGTGTATTTTGAGCAGGTTTGCGCACTTACCAAGCACTACAAGGCAGTTTCCAACTGGCTGATGGGGCCTGTGAAATCCTACCTGAACGAAACGGGAAAAACAGCAGCCGAAATGCCGCTTACCGTTCGTCAGTTGGCCGATGCCGTAGAACTGACCGAGCAGGGAGCGCTCAGCTTTTCGGTAGCTTCCAAAGAACTCTTTGCCGCCCTTGTCAATCAGCCCGAAGCGGCAGCAGAGGCCACCGCGCGCCGATTGAATTTATTGCAGGAAAGCAACACCGATACGCTGTTGCCATTCATTCGGGAAATTGTGGCGAAATTTCCAAACGAAGCAGCAGCTTACAGAAAGGGCAAGAAAAATTTGTTGGGCATGTTTATGGGTGAGGTAATGAAGGCTTCCTCCGTTAAGATAGACCCCAAAAAAGCAGGCGAACTGTTGCGGCAGGTGCTGGAATCGTAA
- a CDS encoding T9SS type A sorting domain-containing protein — MKTALPLTVLLIFCRLLLYAEGTPQMRPTYNDGGFLHLLDPATTNNFAAYGATDERRLYFRIRSTNERVYFGFGRYKTTNMGSDANISPVNEVLPLPTAAANPQRQLRFRILNPAGVVVWAEQPVPVNGQGFIGAENLAAYNRCVAGPAQLVGAGGYYAYVFTPATTGDYRIEFETYDIATNTVVTPAANRKALLQLFDLTVATGVGGYTVTTQNATTGAVTAVTGSATATALPGRLWSRAWCLNTGAGNVPYNGRAYPYADDGVVTEINFNGMRPFGFVVSCNRDGIATLPATPANNFVVNRRSRWGLTAPAALHTPLYRIFLQNPDINEFPNGTIGCLFTASVKQCDQSSPYCINVTAQANGEVEVVIDLHPATPDGIFTPGTRDVRLTTQFNTPGAPETKCIAWDGLDGLGVQVPNGDISVIVNFQAGRTNLPIYDIEDHPNGFIVRLVRPLTNACGNPVTPPRLYWDDTDGTTNMPAGTSLDGHLNLAGCTPSPVPPAYPAAISAGTIGCHRFTGRGANGNSETINTWWYVAEDRLTIPFFNDNSLFDIGGLFPGADPCIFTNGEFLDVNVVYSDAKFSLPVLSFTMTPTLPGYSFASPITNNPVVANAAANAANGPQVVSNTLLGGTPAKRQITLRYKVVTGGGAVNDMGYNLTVSTNACGSAQNSTASMLCSILMPVELAEFSGRNTGTANILTWTTASEKNNQGFGIERSVDGINFREIAFVEGIGNSNRLQRYSYEDRLEVPQTFYYRLRQVDYDGTFTYSKIIALTADAANSNFIEVYHDGSSADVAIRTQFEKQDKATLTIYSLTGAVISRQALEIPVGNHLQRVGLPQAAKGVYVVEINTLGGTWKRHKIVH, encoded by the coding sequence ATGAAAACTGCTCTACCGCTTACCGTCCTGCTGATTTTCTGTCGCTTGCTTCTATATGCCGAAGGTACGCCGCAAATGCGCCCTACATATAACGATGGTGGTTTCTTGCACCTGTTAGACCCTGCCACTACGAATAATTTTGCCGCCTACGGTGCTACCGATGAGCGCCGACTTTATTTCCGTATCAGAAGCACCAACGAACGGGTTTACTTCGGCTTTGGGCGCTATAAAACCACCAATATGGGAAGTGATGCCAATATTAGCCCCGTGAATGAGGTGCTGCCTTTGCCTACTGCCGCTGCCAATCCTCAACGCCAATTGCGTTTCCGCATTCTCAACCCTGCCGGAGTGGTTGTGTGGGCGGAGCAGCCCGTACCCGTAAACGGTCAGGGATTCATCGGCGCGGAAAATCTGGCTGCCTATAATCGTTGCGTGGCAGGTCCGGCACAGTTAGTAGGCGCGGGTGGCTACTATGCCTATGTTTTCACACCTGCTACTACAGGCGATTATCGCATTGAATTTGAAACTTACGATATAGCAACTAATACGGTGGTTACGCCCGCAGCCAACCGCAAGGCCTTGCTTCAACTCTTTGACCTAACCGTTGCCACAGGCGTAGGCGGTTATACGGTTACGACTCAAAATGCAACTACGGGCGCAGTTACCGCAGTAACGGGCAGTGCAACAGCTACGGCTCTTCCCGGTCGTTTGTGGTCGCGGGCATGGTGTCTGAACACGGGTGCAGGCAATGTTCCTTACAACGGTCGGGCTTACCCATATGCTGACGATGGTGTGGTAACAGAAATCAATTTTAACGGGATGCGCCCGTTCGGCTTTGTTGTCAGTTGCAACCGCGACGGTATTGCTACGCTCCCTGCCACACCTGCCAATAATTTCGTTGTCAATCGCCGTTCGCGCTGGGGATTGACTGCACCCGCAGCGCTACACACGCCGCTTTATCGCATTTTCTTACAAAATCCTGATATTAATGAGTTTCCCAATGGTACTATCGGGTGTTTATTTACCGCTTCGGTGAAACAATGCGACCAGAGTTCACCTTATTGTATCAATGTAACGGCACAGGCCAACGGAGAGGTGGAAGTTGTAATAGATTTGCATCCCGCAACACCTGACGGCATATTTACGCCCGGCACCCGCGACGTGCGCCTGACCACTCAATTTAACACCCCGGGAGCGCCGGAAACTAAATGTATTGCATGGGACGGTTTGGACGGTCTGGGCGTGCAAGTACCCAACGGTGATATTTCCGTTATCGTAAACTTTCAGGCGGGCAGAACTAACTTACCTATTTATGACATAGAAGACCACCCGAATGGTTTTATAGTTCGTTTGGTTCGCCCGCTCACCAATGCCTGCGGCAATCCCGTAACACCGCCACGCCTGTACTGGGACGATACCGACGGCACAACTAATATGCCGGCAGGTACATCACTTGATGGTCATCTCAATCTGGCAGGCTGTACTCCTTCGCCTGTCCCTCCTGCCTACCCTGCTGCCATTTCCGCAGGTACTATCGGCTGCCACCGGTTCACAGGCAGAGGCGCCAACGGTAACTCCGAAACCATCAATACATGGTGGTATGTGGCCGAAGACCGCCTGACGATTCCGTTTTTCAATGACAATTCGTTGTTTGATATTGGCGGACTTTTCCCGGGTGCAGACCCTTGCATATTTACCAATGGCGAATTTCTTGATGTAAATGTAGTTTACAGCGATGCTAAATTTTCATTACCTGTACTGTCATTTACTATGACCCCTACGCTGCCCGGTTATAGCTTTGCCAGCCCGATAACTAACAATCCGGTAGTTGCTAATGCCGCTGCCAATGCCGCCAACGGGCCGCAGGTAGTAAGCAATACATTACTGGGCGGAACACCGGCCAAACGACAAATTACCTTGCGCTACAAAGTCGTTACCGGTGGAGGCGCTGTGAACGATATGGGCTATAATCTGACGGTTTCTACCAATGCCTGCGGAAGCGCCCAGAACAGTACGGCAAGTATGCTTTGCAGCATATTGATGCCCGTAGAACTGGCAGAGTTCAGCGGCAGAAACACAGGCACTGCCAATATACTGACATGGACAACCGCATCAGAAAAGAACAACCAAGGATTTGGCATAGAACGCAGCGTGGACGGCATCAATTTTAGAGAAATTGCTTTTGTCGAGGGCATAGGCAACAGCAACCGCCTGCAGCGATACAGCTACGAAGACCGCTTGGAAGTACCGCAAACATTCTACTACCGCTTGCGTCAGGTAGATTATGACGGTACATTCACTTATTCCAAAATAATTGCCCTCACAGCAGATGCGGCAAACAGCAACTTCATAGAAGTTTACCACGACGGAAGCAGTGCCGATGTTGCCATTCGCACCCAATTTGAGAAGCAAGACAAGGCTACACTCACTATCTACTCGCTGACCGGTGCTGTTATCAGCCGTCAGGCATTAGAAATTCCCGTCGGCAACCATTTGCAACGCGTCGGCCTCCCGCAAGCAGCCAAAGGCGTTTATGTAGTGGAAATCAACACTTTGGGCGGCACGTGGAAACGTCATAAGATTGTGCACTAA
- the cas9 gene encoding type II CRISPR RNA-guided endonuclease Cas9 (Cas9, originally named Csn1, is the large, multifunctional signature protein of type II CRISPR/Cas systems. It is well known even to general audiences because its RNA-guided endonuclease activity has made it a popular tool for custom editing of eukaryotic genomes.) — MGKKILGLDLGENSIGWALVEHNADELNNNPQGRILGTGTIIPKAGGKENDNPGIIRRQKRQLRRQVFRTRLRKLLLIKLLMEHKMFPPVPHEDLVARLQALQLDDDLRGFFRIDPYEKRKEAVEGKKLSLYELGRVFYHMAQRRGYKENRLAESDADESGAIYTGNPKDDKKGIDETRQAMGQQTLGQYLAGLNPHKERRRNRYTLRSMYLKEFDSIWKKQKAYYPDLLTDELKHRIGDEKEGVLFFQRKLKSQKSLVRKCTFEFDYVKDKNKKESKRYLTVCPKSSPIFEQFRMYQFINSIEMNGIKLIDCPGGELYRQKLVALFNQKEELTFKDIKKLIKSPDAAFNYPDDKIIPGNKTIARLRKLFNYSEKEYVEKLSEAEKAQWKKLPQPEIDRRLNIWEHLSPEEQMKRWHVFYSFDNTDKIIEHAQKHGWNLPDERLALIKKVRLEQGYANLSHRAIGFIMPYLQKGYIYSEAVLLGSIQRVFKKDWQEFAPEEKSKIEQQTVAIIRQNSSEGKSIDRIKTWLKTTYSRTDRDLERLYHHSDLENPPGDASELGFPPAVRNPTVQKVLGALRKLVNSIMATYGRPDRIVIELAREMNLSEREKQEMERTINRNERINNEAKRLLAEKGLPPTIDNIQKWILWEECRKVCPYTGKKISFEDLFVNARFQVEHIVPRSISLDNSMANKTLCEASENLKKGQQTPYQFYGSNPQKWEEIKTRLWQMVKRSGTEEPQQNKSVIPDSFPYSKLKRFLSEQAPAPEGFISRQLNDTRYIAKEAKNYLAQICKAENIIVAQGGATALLKHYWGLENIEGVMQTVIPLYHEDISKFNLKNEQEYLAALDAKDRPVQMYEWSTNAEINKSNREALKKQGRVVQGLVQLHPAGRQGQLLAGKNRADHRHHALDAITLACMQKSHLQKIATLIGEGRKFKEIKEKNLFPLPWRTFRADVRAALCELLTVHPQPQQKVVADNKKHIEKNGKKYLAQGMTAKGALHEESYYGFHKNKKTGEGEYRKRKPLESITTMKQVHKIVDEGVRQQVIRRLQEIGIDTNNPKTDFSKAKNVFFESDAEGRKIPKVFMPNKNGEPVPVKKVRVAENLGTAVPLPGKVNRWVKPGGNYGVAIYRDAQGKYHERVVTFWEAVERQKQQIDVFPTVNSQGHHLILTLQKNELFLLGLHPDEIEWNNPSLLSAHLYRVQKLTAGDYYFRLHKAATVDIVHEGKYIKSLNSFFTEQHPIKVRLDALGNIVRV; from the coding sequence ATGGGAAAAAAAATTTTAGGCTTAGACCTTGGGGAAAATTCTATCGGCTGGGCACTGGTAGAACACAACGCTGACGAATTAAATAACAACCCGCAAGGGCGAATCCTCGGCACAGGAACCATCATCCCAAAAGCCGGTGGCAAAGAAAACGACAATCCGGGCATTATTCGCCGACAAAAACGACAACTCAGGCGGCAGGTTTTTCGCACGCGCTTGCGCAAACTTCTGCTAATCAAGTTATTGATGGAGCATAAAATGTTTCCGCCTGTACCACACGAAGACTTGGTAGCACGACTGCAAGCACTGCAACTCGACGATGACCTGAGAGGCTTTTTCAGGATAGACCCTTACGAAAAACGTAAAGAGGCAGTAGAAGGGAAGAAATTGTCGCTATATGAACTGGGGCGTGTGTTCTACCACATGGCACAGCGAAGAGGCTACAAAGAAAACCGCTTGGCAGAATCGGACGCGGACGAAAGTGGCGCAATCTACACCGGCAACCCGAAAGACGACAAAAAGGGCATTGATGAAACCAGACAAGCCATGGGACAGCAAACACTGGGGCAATACTTGGCAGGGCTAAATCCGCACAAAGAGCGCCGACGCAATCGCTACACCCTGCGCAGCATGTACCTCAAAGAGTTTGACAGTATTTGGAAAAAGCAAAAAGCATACTACCCCGATTTACTGACCGATGAGCTAAAACACCGAATAGGCGATGAAAAAGAGGGCGTGTTGTTTTTCCAACGCAAACTCAAGTCGCAAAAAAGCCTTGTACGCAAATGTACCTTCGAGTTTGACTATGTGAAGGACAAAAACAAAAAAGAAAGCAAACGTTATTTGACCGTATGCCCCAAAAGTTCTCCGATTTTTGAGCAGTTCAGGATGTACCAGTTCATCAATAGTATTGAAATGAACGGTATCAAACTGATTGACTGCCCGGGCGGAGAACTTTATCGGCAAAAATTAGTAGCCCTGTTCAACCAGAAAGAAGAACTGACATTTAAAGATATCAAAAAACTGATAAAATCGCCGGATGCTGCGTTTAATTACCCTGATGACAAAATTATCCCCGGTAACAAAACCATTGCACGCTTGCGAAAGCTGTTTAACTATTCGGAAAAAGAATATGTTGAAAAATTGAGCGAAGCAGAAAAAGCTCAATGGAAAAAACTGCCGCAACCGGAAATAGACCGACGCTTAAACATTTGGGAACACCTCAGCCCCGAAGAGCAGATGAAACGTTGGCACGTGTTTTATTCGTTCGACAATACGGATAAAATTATAGAACATGCCCAAAAACACGGCTGGAACTTACCTGATGAAAGGCTGGCACTCATTAAAAAAGTACGGCTTGAACAAGGCTATGCCAATTTGAGCCATAGAGCCATCGGCTTTATCATGCCTTATTTGCAAAAAGGGTATATCTACTCCGAAGCCGTTTTGCTGGGCAGCATACAGCGCGTATTCAAGAAAGATTGGCAGGAATTTGCACCCGAAGAAAAGAGCAAAATTGAACAGCAGACTGTGGCCATCATCAGGCAAAACAGTAGCGAAGGAAAAAGCATTGACCGCATCAAAACATGGCTCAAAACAACGTACAGCCGTACCGACCGCGATTTGGAACGCCTCTACCACCACAGCGACTTGGAAAACCCGCCCGGGGATGCATCGGAACTTGGCTTCCCGCCTGCCGTGCGTAACCCTACGGTGCAAAAGGTGCTGGGAGCGCTCCGCAAATTAGTAAACAGTATCATGGCTACTTATGGCCGCCCCGACCGAATTGTGATTGAGCTGGCACGCGAAATGAACCTTTCGGAACGCGAAAAACAGGAAATGGAACGCACCATCAACAGGAACGAGCGCATCAACAATGAGGCGAAGCGATTGCTGGCCGAAAAAGGGCTGCCGCCTACGATAGACAACATCCAAAAGTGGATTTTATGGGAAGAATGTCGGAAAGTATGCCCTTATACAGGCAAAAAAATTTCTTTTGAAGACTTGTTTGTTAATGCGCGCTTTCAGGTAGAACACATTGTGCCGCGCAGCATTTCCTTAGACAACAGCATGGCTAACAAAACCCTTTGCGAAGCGAGTGAAAACCTCAAAAAAGGTCAGCAAACACCTTATCAGTTTTACGGCAGCAACCCGCAAAAATGGGAGGAAATCAAAACGCGCCTTTGGCAAATGGTAAAACGCAGCGGAACGGAAGAACCACAGCAAAACAAATCCGTCATCCCCGATTCGTTCCCTTACAGCAAATTGAAGCGGTTCTTGTCGGAGCAAGCACCTGCGCCCGAAGGATTTATCAGCCGCCAACTCAACGATACGCGCTACATAGCCAAAGAAGCTAAAAACTACTTGGCGCAAATCTGTAAGGCCGAGAATATCATAGTTGCCCAAGGAGGAGCCACTGCCCTATTGAAGCACTACTGGGGGCTGGAAAACATAGAAGGTGTCATGCAGACTGTCATACCGCTCTACCACGAAGACATCAGTAAGTTCAATCTGAAAAATGAACAGGAGTATCTGGCCGCTTTGGATGCCAAAGACCGACCGGTACAAATGTATGAATGGAGCACTAATGCAGAGATCAACAAAAGCAACCGCGAAGCCCTCAAAAAGCAAGGACGGGTCGTTCAGGGACTCGTGCAGCTTCATCCGGCAGGCCGTCAGGGGCAACTGTTGGCAGGTAAGAACCGCGCCGACCACCGCCACCACGCCTTAGATGCTATTACGCTTGCCTGTATGCAAAAAAGCCACCTGCAAAAAATTGCCACCCTCATAGGCGAAGGGCGAAAGTTTAAAGAAATCAAAGAAAAAAACCTTTTCCCGTTGCCTTGGCGTACCTTCCGCGCTGATGTGCGTGCGGCGCTATGCGAACTGCTCACCGTTCATCCGCAGCCACAACAAAAAGTTGTTGCCGACAACAAAAAGCACATAGAAAAGAACGGGAAGAAATACCTTGCCCAAGGCATGACGGCAAAAGGAGCATTGCATGAGGAAAGCTATTACGGCTTCCATAAAAACAAAAAAACCGGTGAAGGAGAGTACCGCAAACGCAAACCCTTGGAAAGCATCACCACGATGAAGCAGGTACATAAAATCGTAGATGAGGGCGTGCGCCAACAAGTTATCCGTCGTTTGCAGGAAATAGGCATTGACACAAATAATCCCAAAACCGATTTTAGCAAAGCCAAAAACGTATTTTTTGAGTCGGATGCCGAAGGCAGAAAAATTCCCAAGGTTTTTATGCCTAACAAAAACGGCGAACCTGTACCTGTTAAGAAAGTGCGTGTAGCTGAAAATTTGGGTACGGCAGTCCCACTGCCCGGCAAAGTAAACCGTTGGGTAAAACCGGGCGGTAACTACGGCGTAGCCATCTACCGTGATGCACAAGGCAAATACCATGAGCGGGTAGTTACCTTCTGGGAAGCCGTTGAGCGACAAAAGCAGCAAATAGATGTTTTTCCCACAGTTAACTCCCAAGGCCATCACTTAATATTAACCTTACAAAAGAATGAACTTTTTTTATTAGGACTTCATCCGGATGAAATAGAGTGGAATAATCCTTCGCTGCTTTCTGCACATTTATACAGAGTGCAAAAACTTACCGCTGGGGATTATTACTTCCGCCTTCACAAAGCCGCAACAGTCGACATAGTGCACGAAGGAAAATATATTAAGAGTCTTAATAGCTTCTTCACAGAGCAGCACCCCATCAAAGTTCGCTTAGATGCGCTGGGCAATATTGTGCGGGTTTAA
- the cas1 gene encoding type II CRISPR-associated endonuclease Cas1 produces MLKKILSFSRAYHLSTRNGQLLFTDKEQQHTQQRPIEDIGCIVIEHPQITITAGLLQLLAAHNVAVLFCDEKHMPASMLYHFDTHYVQTERLRQQLAASEPLCKQLWQQTVKSKIINQAAVLELTTRLPQAIARLRKMTSNIRSGDPDNYEAQAAQHYWPALMGENFRRDPEGLPPNPGLNYGYAILRAAAARALAATGLLPAVGIHHRNRYNAFCLADDLMEPFRPWVDRTVWLMREQRADYHVLNPANKQELLGILYQDACFGNETSPLMVAIGRCAQNLARAFAEGGKVRLQYPTLPGVSAKRSRMTDAGADDAENVA; encoded by the coding sequence ATGTTAAAGAAAATCCTGTCTTTCTCTCGTGCCTATCACCTCAGCACACGCAACGGCCAATTGCTTTTTACCGACAAAGAGCAACAACACACACAGCAACGCCCCATAGAAGACATCGGCTGTATTGTTATTGAACATCCGCAAATAACAATTACTGCCGGACTTTTGCAGTTGCTGGCTGCACATAACGTAGCCGTTTTATTCTGTGACGAAAAACACATGCCGGCTTCCATGCTCTACCATTTTGATACGCACTACGTACAAACAGAAAGGCTGAGGCAACAATTGGCAGCATCCGAACCGCTCTGCAAACAGTTATGGCAGCAAACCGTAAAAAGTAAGATTATCAATCAGGCCGCTGTTTTGGAACTTACCACCCGTTTGCCACAAGCCATTGCACGCCTGCGCAAAATGACAAGCAACATCCGCAGCGGCGACCCCGATAACTATGAGGCACAAGCAGCGCAACACTACTGGCCGGCACTAATGGGTGAAAATTTCAGGCGCGACCCGGAAGGACTGCCGCCCAACCCGGGATTAAACTACGGCTATGCCATCCTGCGAGCTGCCGCTGCCCGCGCTTTGGCAGCCACTGGCTTATTGCCTGCCGTAGGCATTCACCACCGCAACCGCTACAATGCTTTTTGTTTGGCCGATGACCTGATGGAGCCTTTTCGCCCGTGGGTAGACCGAACCGTTTGGCTCATGCGCGAACAACGCGCCGATTATCACGTACTCAATCCTGCCAACAAACAAGAACTGCTCGGCATCTTGTATCAAGATGCCTGTTTTGGCAATGAAACCAGCCCCTTGATGGTGGCCATCGGCCGCTGTGCACAAAACCTTGCACGTGCTTTTGCCGAAGGCGGCAAAGTACGCTTGCAATATCCTACCCTGCCGGGAGTAAGTGCCAAACGCTCCCGCATGACCGATGCCGGTGCGGACGATGCCGAAAACGTAGCCTGA
- the cas2 gene encoding CRISPR-associated endonuclease Cas2: MNVKLQERLNGYRTMWLFVFFDLPVETKKQRKAATDFRKKLLKDGFSMMQYSVYIRHCASHESADMHTLRVEKMVPPQGMVSILRITDRQFGNIRNFWGTSAQPPPPSPPQLELF, from the coding sequence ATGAATGTCAAACTGCAAGAACGCCTAAACGGCTATCGCACCATGTGGCTTTTTGTATTTTTTGACCTGCCCGTTGAAACCAAGAAACAACGGAAGGCTGCAACAGATTTTCGCAAAAAACTGCTGAAAGACGGCTTTTCCATGATGCAGTACTCGGTATATATCAGGCACTGCGCCAGCCACGAAAGTGCCGATATGCACACCCTGCGGGTGGAAAAAATGGTACCGCCCCAAGGCATGGTAAGCATCTTGCGAATTACCGACAGGCAGTTCGGTAACATCCGAAACTTTTGGGGCACTTCTGCACAGCCGCCACCGCCCAGCCCACCACAACTCGAGTTGTTCTGA
- a CDS encoding saccharopine dehydrogenase C-terminal domain-containing protein has translation MKHILLLGAGRSSDVLIHYLLELCRKEGHRLTVADAVQETAQAKIAANGGNHASAKAVMLDGNNREQCRNIVQDADVVISLLPPAAHLTVAKACVEFGKPLLTASYVSPEMRALHKEAEEKGVLLLNELGFDPGIDHMSAMQIIDRLHREDAVITAFRSYAGGLVAPEYDNNPWHYKFTWNPRNVVLAGKGTAKYMINGQAKYVPYHRLFSHTEDVFIEGLGDYEGYPNRDSIIYRELYGLRQIPTILRGTLRRKGYCAAWDTFVQLGLTDDEIIIENSADMTYREFVNMFLQYSRMYLVEEKLAKMMNVTPKSDLIEKIKWLGLFSHDKIGLERATPAQILQNLLEKKWKLEEGDRDMVILQHRFEYHKAEGKFEIVSDLIVYGDDSHHTAMAKTVGLPLGIGAKLLLHNQLSLKGVQIPVVRSVYEPVLAELSAMGISFREKERPIE, from the coding sequence ATGAAACACATTCTTTTGCTGGGCGCAGGCCGTTCTTCTGATGTTTTGATTCATTATTTATTGGAACTTTGTCGGAAAGAAGGGCACCGCCTTACGGTGGCTGATGCCGTTCAGGAGACCGCACAGGCCAAAATAGCTGCCAATGGCGGAAATCATGCGTCGGCAAAAGCTGTTATGTTGGATGGCAACAATCGCGAGCAATGTCGCAATATTGTGCAAGATGCCGATGTGGTGATTTCGCTGCTGCCCCCGGCTGCCCATCTGACTGTTGCCAAAGCCTGCGTGGAATTTGGCAAACCCCTGCTGACCGCCTCCTACGTATCGCCTGAAATGCGTGCACTGCACAAAGAGGCGGAGGAAAAGGGCGTACTGCTACTCAATGAATTGGGCTTTGACCCGGGTATAGACCACATGTCTGCTATGCAAATCATAGACAGGCTGCACCGAGAAGATGCCGTCATTACGGCTTTTCGCTCCTATGCTGGTGGCTTGGTCGCACCCGAATACGATAACAACCCATGGCACTACAAGTTTACATGGAATCCGCGCAACGTGGTGCTGGCAGGCAAAGGCACGGCCAAATACATGATTAACGGACAGGCAAAATATGTACCTTACCATCGTTTGTTCAGCCATACCGAAGACGTTTTTATAGAAGGCTTGGGAGACTACGAAGGCTATCCCAACCGCGACTCCATCATTTACAGGGAACTGTACGGTTTGCGGCAAATACCAACCATTCTGCGTGGCACGCTGCGTCGGAAAGGATACTGTGCCGCATGGGATACGTTCGTTCAATTAGGGCTTACCGATGACGAAATCATTATTGAAAACTCTGCCGATATGACCTATCGAGAGTTTGTCAATATGTTTTTGCAGTACAGCCGCATGTATCTGGTAGAAGAAAAACTTGCCAAAATGATGAACGTAACGCCCAAGTCGGATTTGATTGAAAAAATCAAATGGTTGGGCTTGTTCAGCCATGACAAAATCGGATTGGAGAGAGCAACACCTGCGCAAATTCTGCAAAACCTGTTGGAAAAAAAGTGGAAATTGGAAGAAGGCGACCGCGACATGGTCATTTTGCAACATCGCTTCGAGTACCACAAAGCGGAAGGCAAATTTGAAATAGTGTCCGATTTGATAGTTTACGGCGACGACAGCCATCATACAGCCATGGCAAAAACAGTAGGGTTGCCCTTAGGTATTGGGGCTAAACTGTTGTTACACAATCAATTGTCGTTAAAAGGCGTACAAATTCCCGTTGTGCGCAGCGTGTATGAGCCCGTGCTGGCAGAACTTTCCGCAATGGGCATCAGTTTCCGCGAAAAAGAGCGGCCAATAGAATAG